One genomic segment of Anaerolineae bacterium includes these proteins:
- a CDS encoding AAA family ATPase, protein MKIAISGKGGVGKTTLAGLLAHVYAVRGRRVIAIDADPDANLASALGFSPETLARLKPIAELEDLIEERTGAKPGTYGAMFKLNPRVDDIPERYSVEERGIRLLVMGTVDKGGSGCVCPESVLLKSLVTHLLLREQEVLIMDMEAGIEHLGRATAGAVDAFIVVVEPGLRSIQTAQTVARLARDIGVRRVYVVGNKIRDERDRQFILSNLPELPALGFLPLSPLAIEADLQGKAVFDMDPGLVQEAERIANELESRIKAPQ, encoded by the coding sequence ATGAAAATCGCCATCAGTGGAAAGGGTGGGGTGGGCAAGACCACGCTGGCCGGCCTGCTGGCCCATGTGTATGCAGTGCGCGGCCGGCGCGTGATCGCCATTGACGCAGACCCTGATGCCAACCTGGCCTCAGCCCTGGGATTCTCCCCGGAGACCCTGGCGCGGCTGAAGCCCATCGCCGAGCTGGAAGACCTGATCGAGGAGCGCACCGGCGCCAAACCCGGCACCTACGGCGCCATGTTCAAGCTCAACCCGCGGGTGGATGACATCCCGGAGCGCTACTCCGTGGAGGAGCGCGGCATCCGCCTGCTGGTGATGGGCACGGTGGACAAGGGCGGCTCGGGGTGCGTCTGCCCGGAGAGCGTACTGCTCAAATCGTTGGTGACCCATCTTCTCCTGCGCGAGCAGGAGGTGCTGATCATGGACATGGAAGCCGGCATCGAGCATCTCGGGCGCGCCACCGCCGGCGCAGTGGATGCCTTCATCGTTGTCGTGGAGCCCGGCCTGCGCAGTATCCAGACCGCGCAGACGGTGGCCCGGCTGGCCCGGGACATCGGCGTGCGGCGCGTGTACGTGGTAGGGAACAAGATTCGCGACGAGCGGGACCGCCAGTTCATCTTGTCCAACCTGCCGGAACTGCCGGCGCTGGGATTCCTGCCCCTCAGCCCTCTGGCCATTGAGGCCGACCTGCAGGGCAAGGCCGTCTTCGATATGGACCCCGGCCTGGTGCAGGAGGCGGAGCGCATCGCCAACGAGCTGGAGTCCCGCATCAAGGCGCCCCAATGA